One window from the genome of Deltaproteobacteria bacterium encodes:
- the hisD gene encoding histidinol dehydrogenase, whose amino-acid sequence MKIFRYPSPEAEKKLRAIENRSIGFRKKDVTAVARIIDDVKKNGDDALLDYTRRFDAPKLQREQLVVSREEMAAAPKKVDRAFVKALNRACRQIKHFHRQQRTSSWINVEREGTLLGQVVRPVDAAGVYVPGGKGGKTPLVSTVLMGAIPANIAGVGKICMVTPPMRDGGVDPHLLVAARKAGVDEVYKVGSAWAVAALAYGTQTVPRANVIVGPGNIYVTLAKKLVAGEVGIDMIAGPSEILVIADDSANPAYIAADLLSQAEHDPLSSAVLVTTSRETAGAVSAELKTQLTALARHETAAASLQRYGALMVVPDIGTAVDFANRIAPEHLELQIKDPLSRIALIRNAGAIFLGDYTPEPVGDYMAGPNHVLPTAGTARYASALSVDHFMKKSSIIQYSKDAFRKEAADVMRLAEVEGLGAHANAVRIRLK is encoded by the coding sequence ATGAAAATATTTCGATACCCGTCACCCGAGGCGGAAAAAAAGTTAAGGGCCATCGAAAACCGCTCCATCGGTTTCAGGAAGAAAGACGTGACCGCGGTGGCCCGCATCATCGACGACGTCAAGAAAAACGGCGACGACGCGCTCTTGGACTATACCCGCCGTTTCGATGCCCCGAAGCTGCAACGGGAACAACTCGTGGTCAGCCGGGAGGAAATGGCGGCCGCACCCAAGAAGGTGGACCGGGCCTTTGTGAAGGCGCTGAACCGCGCCTGCAGGCAAATCAAGCACTTTCACCGGCAGCAGCGGACCTCCTCATGGATCAATGTCGAACGGGAAGGAACCCTTCTCGGTCAGGTCGTCCGGCCTGTCGATGCCGCCGGTGTATACGTTCCCGGCGGTAAGGGCGGTAAAACGCCACTGGTCTCCACCGTGCTGATGGGAGCCATTCCCGCCAACATCGCCGGTGTCGGAAAAATCTGCATGGTGACCCCCCCCATGCGCGACGGCGGTGTGGACCCCCATCTGCTGGTGGCCGCCCGAAAGGCGGGTGTCGATGAAGTGTACAAAGTAGGCAGCGCCTGGGCTGTTGCAGCCCTGGCCTACGGTACGCAAACCGTTCCCCGGGCGAATGTCATCGTAGGACCGGGCAATATCTATGTAACCCTCGCTAAAAAGCTGGTGGCCGGAGAGGTGGGCATCGATATGATCGCCGGCCCCAGTGAGATTCTCGTGATCGCCGATGACTCCGCCAACCCCGCCTACATCGCCGCGGATCTGCTTTCACAGGCCGAACACGATCCGCTCTCCTCCGCTGTTTTAGTGACGACTTCTCGAGAAACGGCCGGAGCCGTGTCCGCCGAACTGAAAACCCAGCTGACGGCGCTTGCCCGCCATGAAACGGCCGCCGCATCACTGCAACGCTACGGGGCCCTCATGGTCGTCCCGGACATAGGCACCGCCGTCGATTTCGCCAACCGAATTGCCCCCGAGCACCTGGAGCTCCAGATAAAAGACCCCCTGAGCCGCATCGCCCTCATCCGCAACGCAGGGGCCATATTTTTAGGCGACTACACCCCGGAGCCGGTGGGTGACTACATGGCCGGCCCGAACCACGTGCTGCCGACGGCCGGAACCGCCCGGTATGCCTCTGCCCTGTCCGTGGATCATTTCATGAAAAAGTCCAGCATCATCCAATACTCGAAAGATGCATTCAGGAAGGAAGCCGCAGACGTCATGCGGCTGGCCGAAGTGGAAGGTCTGGGGGCGCATGCGAATGCCGTCCGCATCCGTTTAAAATAA
- a CDS encoding FAD-dependent oxidoreductase, with protein MNEIVFSSWGNRITDKRDVSKQNAGVRPSLPETFRQDEAIKAFIGWDGIVIRSDDVDIVDLCRAYMAAVRDQSCGKCIPCQTGTNVMAAILDKICRGEGTPADVERLGEVAGVVSSSAKCGVGKTGPIALMHALTYFPDAFAEAVSGKAPVKAGTYYTNVTAPCMDACPIHLDIPQYVELIKEGKFEKALDVIRCRLPVPGIVGRVCVRPCEENCRRANLDEAVSIKYLKRFVADHELAMHRAPNYVIEPSAKTGKVAVVGAGPAGVTCAYQLAKKGHAVTVFEGLGEPGGMSAMGIPDYRLPRHILRGEVERIQEMGVDIRYNTAVGRDVKLSQLEEDYDAVFIGIGAQGSSPMRVEGEDKGYKGFIPGVQYLKEINEGRDPYPEGKRVVVIGGGNVAIDCVRCSFRINKEDVNLVYRRTRAEMPADEVEIVDAEEEKVQFHFLTTPVRILEENGVVTGLECIRMKLGAPDKSGRRRPVPIEGSEFVFDCDTVVPAIGQRVDLSLLEGVDGVETTAWNTIIVDGVTKQTSRPKLFSAGDCETGPGALITACAGGRKAAQSIDRQINGLPLEYTDNDRFHELFAGIKVYDPDENLGDIGKRSRKHLEMMPPDTRKYVFDEVEKGYTTPDAREEARRCLRCYRISMVAV; from the coding sequence ATGAATGAGATTGTGTTCAGTTCCTGGGGAAACCGGATAACCGACAAGCGCGATGTTTCGAAACAGAATGCGGGCGTACGGCCTTCTCTGCCCGAGACATTCAGGCAGGATGAAGCGATCAAGGCCTTTATCGGATGGGACGGCATCGTAATCCGTTCCGACGATGTCGACATTGTGGACCTTTGCCGGGCATATATGGCTGCGGTGCGCGACCAGTCGTGCGGAAAATGCATTCCCTGCCAGACCGGTACGAATGTCATGGCCGCCATTCTCGACAAAATCTGCCGCGGCGAAGGAACTCCCGCCGATGTGGAGCGCCTGGGCGAGGTGGCGGGGGTGGTGAGCAGTTCGGCCAAATGCGGCGTGGGCAAAACGGGCCCCATTGCACTGATGCACGCCCTGACGTATTTTCCGGATGCCTTTGCCGAGGCCGTCAGCGGCAAGGCCCCCGTGAAAGCCGGGACTTACTACACCAACGTTACCGCCCCCTGTATGGACGCGTGCCCGATCCATCTCGATATTCCGCAATACGTAGAACTTATCAAGGAGGGAAAATTCGAAAAGGCCCTGGACGTGATCCGATGCCGGCTTCCGGTCCCGGGCATTGTCGGCCGCGTCTGTGTACGCCCCTGCGAAGAGAACTGCCGCCGAGCCAACCTTGACGAAGCCGTTTCCATCAAGTACCTGAAGCGGTTCGTTGCCGACCACGAACTGGCCATGCACAGGGCACCGAACTATGTGATCGAACCGTCTGCCAAGACCGGCAAGGTGGCCGTCGTGGGGGCCGGTCCGGCAGGGGTTACCTGCGCATATCAACTGGCTAAAAAGGGGCATGCCGTGACCGTTTTCGAAGGCCTCGGAGAGCCGGGCGGCATGTCGGCGATGGGTATCCCGGATTATCGTCTGCCACGCCATATCCTGCGTGGGGAGGTGGAGAGGATACAGGAGATGGGCGTCGACATCCGGTACAACACGGCTGTGGGCAGGGACGTGAAGCTCTCACAACTGGAGGAGGATTACGACGCCGTGTTCATCGGCATCGGCGCCCAGGGAAGCTCCCCCATGCGGGTCGAGGGCGAGGACAAGGGATACAAGGGGTTCATCCCCGGAGTGCAGTACCTCAAAGAAATCAACGAAGGCCGCGATCCTTACCCGGAGGGCAAACGGGTTGTGGTGATCGGCGGCGGCAACGTGGCCATCGACTGCGTCAGGTGCTCCTTCAGGATCAACAAGGAGGATGTCAACCTGGTTTATCGGCGGACACGGGCGGAAATGCCGGCCGATGAAGTCGAAATTGTGGACGCCGAGGAAGAGAAGGTGCAGTTTCACTTTCTGACGACACCCGTCAGAATCCTGGAAGAGAACGGCGTGGTGACGGGCCTGGAGTGTATCCGCATGAAGCTGGGGGCGCCCGACAAAAGCGGCCGCCGTCGTCCCGTGCCGATCGAGGGCTCCGAGTTTGTTTTTGACTGCGACACGGTTGTGCCGGCCATCGGCCAGCGCGTGGATCTTTCCCTTTTGGAGGGTGTCGACGGGGTGGAGACGACCGCCTGGAACACCATCATTGTGGACGGCGTCACCAAGCAGACCAGCCGTCCCAAGCTTTTTTCGGCCGGCGACTGTGAAACCGGCCCCGGGGCACTGATCACGGCCTGTGCAGGGGGGCGCAAGGCCGCCCAGAGCATCGACCGCCAGATCAACGGACTGCCACTCGAGTACACGGACAACGACCGCTTTCACGAACTGTTTGCCGGCATCAAGGTCTACGATCCGGACGAAAACCTGGGAGATATTGGAAAACGCAGCCGCAAGCACCTGGAGATGATGCCGCCGGACACGCGCAAGTATGTTTTCGACGAAGTGGAAAAAGGGTACACGACGCCCGATGCAAGGGAAGAGGCCCGGCGCTGCCTGCGTTGCTACCGGATTTCCATGGTGGCCGTATAA
- a CDS encoding uridine kinase — MALVRDKDGKRLHVKSRLMGESLVSKAFIDNLDIAPQERLYPDVAVMKIGGQSICDRGVKALPAILKEIVANRENNKILITTGGGTRSRHIYTIGLEMGMPTGIIARFGSMISDQNALMVATLLSPWGGIKISHSDIVKLPTYFAEGIIPVMHGMPPYDYFAIKPEKGRIPTHRTDVGLVILGDLIGSRRIIFVKDENGLYTEDPKKNPDAEFIPRIGARDLMERDQDDLVIERPCLEIIQNSEVVEHVQIINGMVPGNITRALNGEHVGTVIFKQQPGD, encoded by the coding sequence ATGGCACTGGTTCGTGACAAGGATGGCAAAAGACTGCACGTGAAAAGCCGTCTGATGGGTGAAAGCCTGGTGAGCAAGGCGTTCATCGACAACCTGGACATCGCTCCACAGGAGCGTCTCTACCCGGATGTCGCCGTGATGAAAATCGGGGGGCAGTCCATCTGCGACCGGGGGGTAAAGGCCCTTCCCGCCATCCTGAAAGAGATCGTTGCCAACCGGGAAAACAACAAGATCCTCATCACCACCGGCGGCGGCACCAGAAGCAGGCACATCTATACCATAGGGTTGGAAATGGGCATGCCCACGGGCATCATCGCGCGTTTCGGCAGCATGATTTCCGATCAGAACGCCCTGATGGTGGCTACCCTGCTGTCACCCTGGGGCGGGATCAAAATATCCCACAGCGATATCGTCAAACTGCCCACCTATTTTGCCGAAGGCATCATTCCCGTCATGCACGGCATGCCGCCCTATGACTACTTTGCCATCAAGCCGGAAAAAGGGCGGATCCCCACCCACCGGACCGATGTGGGGCTGGTGATTCTGGGGGATCTGATCGGATCGCGGCGGATCATCTTTGTCAAGGATGAAAACGGATTGTACACGGAAGATCCCAAAAAGAACCCGGATGCCGAATTCATACCCAGGATAGGCGCCCGGGACCTGATGGAAAGGGACCAGGACGACCTGGTCATCGAGCGGCCATGCCTGGAGATCATCCAGAACAGCGAGGTCGTAGAACACGTTCAGATCATCAACGGGATGGTTCCCGGCAACATTACCAGGGCGCTGAACGGCGAGCATGTGGGGACCGTCATCTTCAAACAGCAACCGGGTGATTGA
- a CDS encoding AsmA family protein: MQKQKKILVAVLVVLVVIAAASTFLYLFDFNRFKPLIGKTVRHYTGRDLIIGGDIRLTSVFPPGLTAERVTFQNASWGSRPYMVRVEKATACLDLKALLKGEIRFFRIRAEGAEVRFEFDDRGVSNFLLDIPETSGPVTIPALAFRDIQIQRSRLVYIDHRWHANLSMQVDRAVADIPGLDQPIRVRGDGRMQGLPCTVKGSVGPIAHWILPGHEQVFEAAARLGGTTARLEGKIRDPLQLRGIHLHLRAEGTSTRELTALAKMTALPDFGRYRFETQLNDDRGHLAVESFMADVGSDDRVAVTVNGSVRNLSEMTGIDLGLRLHTLNTGNIGVLAGIPQRLPDGPLQAEATVTGTAANRYRVDDFHVTWRKHTVRGSMELDLTPPHPVLDMQLDAALDPWGPLSLSTRLSGSGDRIGIERLDLQMGTSKLARVFVSGGVGNVYPPDDIRLKFHILGEDLTHIQNILQRPVLVRGPFAMSGQLLMDDQRIIRIPELTAVLGRSSVRGTLQMNVKDRPSVIKGNLTAHRLNLERLLSQEILPPDVGKSLLAVGPSRLTFEVSAPLAQPSLRHVALQAQITDLASVAIAGTVGDLSNMRQADLHVAITGPELSRVGKAVGHHLPLDGPFAVSGSVYDHDGGSYRMDDLEVSAFWNTLRGSAAVGFAGPHTALSLDLATDSLTTRALPAGRSPLLDRLRARSDLGPLAVKADLDFSGGVYALRQLHLTAGKDDFMNIAVKGSVGDLAGLRKIDLLFNAAGRDLAGLETVTGRQIPMRGRFDVSGRLSAPAPHKLLLGGLNLSLGPNRFTGRVAIDRTAGPPDIESKLTAGHFTLAPLAIDKLEPLRHIPDLGPLEVAAKLSFADGSPSVNYLDFSMGDSDTIRVILQGTVGSLEPLGAMTFDFDVASRDLGVLDGAYGTGLIDQTPVHVSGRLEDSRPDRLNVTALNIQYGDSDLSGSGVLDLSDKRPALQGRFSSGKMNLRPFQKKMKRATTATAPSAAPPESEGRVFSSKPFDLAFLHRMDAEVAYEGRELLFSNFVFNNLNLDLKLENGALAVDPLNFDAGGGNAIAAVFLQADQRPPGIDIHLTVSGFDAGPMLRQLGRESTLEGKLDARLHLNGSGDSPAALMGGLNGDVRLTIHDGRIQNKYLALLERYLGSNVLDLINPFQRQPDYDKINCLISTNVITDGHADCKLVLDTEQTALAAAGTIDLKNEALNIGIKPSPKKGFGEEHLGHISFSLRELSRPFGLGGTLARPQLILDPSRTIVTAGKFAGAVFLGPVGLALFFSDISLGEKNICEEASGAPEAE, encoded by the coding sequence ATGCAGAAGCAAAAGAAGATTCTCGTTGCGGTACTGGTTGTCCTGGTCGTGATTGCGGCAGCCTCGACCTTCCTGTACCTTTTTGACTTCAACCGGTTCAAGCCGTTGATCGGCAAAACGGTCAGGCACTACACCGGCAGGGACCTGATCATCGGCGGCGACATCCGTCTCACGTCCGTCTTCCCTCCCGGACTGACGGCCGAACGGGTGACATTTCAAAACGCGTCCTGGGGATCTCGGCCGTACATGGTCAGGGTTGAAAAGGCCACGGCCTGCCTTGATTTGAAAGCGCTGCTCAAAGGCGAAATCCGCTTCTTCAGGATTCGTGCGGAGGGGGCCGAGGTCCGGTTTGAATTCGACGACCGGGGCGTGTCCAACTTTCTTCTCGATATTCCGGAAACCAGCGGTCCGGTTACCATACCGGCGCTGGCCTTCAGGGACATCCAGATACAGCGCAGTCGGTTGGTCTACATCGATCACCGGTGGCATGCCAACCTGTCGATGCAGGTCGACCGTGCGGTGGCGGACATCCCCGGACTGGACCAGCCGATCCGGGTCAGGGGAGACGGCCGTATGCAGGGCCTCCCCTGCACGGTGAAGGGCAGCGTCGGCCCCATCGCACACTGGATTCTACCCGGGCATGAACAGGTTTTCGAAGCCGCCGCCCGTCTTGGAGGGACAACAGCCCGCCTTGAAGGAAAAATCCGCGACCCCCTTCAATTGCGAGGCATCCACCTCCACCTAAGGGCCGAAGGCACCTCCACCCGCGAACTTACCGCCCTGGCAAAAATGACGGCCCTCCCCGATTTCGGAAGGTACCGTTTCGAAACGCAATTGAACGACGACCGGGGGCACCTCGCCGTGGAATCGTTCATGGCGGATGTCGGTTCGGACGACAGGGTCGCTGTCACCGTTAACGGAAGCGTCCGGAACCTCTCGGAAATGACGGGCATCGACTTGGGGCTGCGGCTGCACACCCTGAACACCGGAAACATCGGCGTGCTGGCCGGCATCCCGCAGCGCCTTCCAGACGGCCCGTTGCAGGCAGAAGCGACCGTCACCGGCACCGCCGCAAACCGATACCGGGTGGACGACTTCCACGTCACCTGGAGGAAGCATACCGTTCGGGGCAGCATGGAACTGGATCTCACCCCGCCGCATCCCGTGCTGGACATGCAGCTCGATGCCGCCCTCGACCCGTGGGGCCCCCTGTCCCTTTCGACCAGATTGAGCGGTTCAGGGGACAGGATCGGCATCGAACGCCTCGACCTGCAGATGGGCACCTCCAAACTGGCCAGGGTCTTTGTCAGCGGCGGTGTGGGGAATGTGTATCCACCAGACGACATCCGGCTCAAATTCCATATCCTCGGGGAAGACCTGACCCATATCCAAAACATTCTCCAACGGCCTGTCCTCGTCAGAGGCCCGTTCGCCATGTCCGGACAACTATTGATGGACGACCAGCGCATCATCAGGATCCCGGAACTCACGGCAGTTCTCGGCCGCAGCAGCGTCAGAGGCACCCTGCAGATGAATGTAAAGGACCGCCCGTCGGTGATAAAGGGGAATTTAACCGCCCACCGCCTGAACCTGGAACGCCTGCTTTCCCAGGAAATCCTTCCGCCCGATGTCGGAAAAAGCCTGTTGGCGGTGGGTCCCTCGCGGTTGACGTTCGAAGTGTCCGCCCCCCTTGCACAGCCCTCCCTGAGGCATGTCGCCCTGCAGGCACAAATCACGGACCTGGCAAGCGTGGCGATTGCGGGAACCGTCGGCGATCTTTCGAACATGCGTCAGGCCGATCTGCATGTCGCCATCACCGGGCCGGAGCTGTCGCGGGTGGGAAAAGCCGTCGGGCATCACCTGCCATTGGATGGCCCGTTTGCCGTCTCGGGCAGCGTCTACGATCATGACGGCGGTTCATACCGCATGGACGACCTCGAGGTATCGGCGTTCTGGAACACCCTGCGCGGTAGTGCCGCCGTCGGATTCGCAGGACCGCACACCGCCCTATCCCTGGATCTGGCCACCGACAGCTTGACCACGCGGGCCCTGCCCGCCGGAAGGTCGCCGCTGTTGGATCGATTAAGGGCCAGAAGCGACCTCGGCCCGCTGGCGGTCAAGGCGGACCTCGATTTTTCCGGCGGTGTTTATGCGCTGCGGCAACTGCACCTCACCGCCGGGAAAGACGATTTCATGAACATCGCGGTAAAGGGGTCCGTGGGCGATCTTGCGGGCCTTCGAAAGATCGATCTTCTTTTCAATGCCGCCGGCAGGGATCTTGCCGGCCTGGAGACCGTCACCGGCAGGCAGATACCCATGCGGGGACGCTTTGACGTGTCCGGGCGGCTGTCGGCCCCCGCACCCCACAAGCTTCTGTTAGGCGGGCTGAACCTTTCCCTCGGGCCCAACCGCTTCACCGGCCGGGTTGCCATCGACCGTACCGCCGGCCCCCCGGATATCGAATCGAAACTCACGGCCGGGCATTTCACCTTGGCCCCCCTGGCCATTGACAAGCTGGAACCGCTCAGGCACATTCCCGACCTGGGGCCGCTCGAGGTGGCCGCCAAGCTTTCCTTTGCCGACGGCTCCCCGTCGGTGAACTATCTCGATTTCAGCATGGGCGACAGCGACACCATCCGCGTCATCTTGCAGGGGACGGTCGGCAGCCTGGAACCTTTGGGCGCGATGACGTTCGATTTCGATGTGGCCAGCCGTGATCTCGGTGTTTTGGACGGCGCCTACGGCACCGGTCTCATCGACCAAACGCCAGTCCACGTCTCCGGCCGGTTAGAAGATTCGCGGCCGGACAGGCTTAACGTGACGGCCCTGAACATCCAATATGGTGACAGCGACCTTTCCGGATCGGGGGTTCTGGATCTGTCGGACAAGCGCCCGGCACTGCAGGGCCGTTTTTCCTCCGGCAAAATGAACCTGCGTCCATTTCAAAAAAAAATGAAGCGCGCCACCACTGCAACCGCGCCTTCAGCCGCGCCCCCGGAGTCCGAAGGACGTGTTTTCTCGAGCAAGCCTTTTGATCTGGCCTTTTTGCACCGCATGGACGCCGAGGTCGCTTATGAGGGGCGGGAGCTTCTTTTCAGCAACTTCGTTTTCAACAATTTAAATCTCGATCTCAAATTGGAAAACGGTGCTTTGGCGGTCGACCCCCTGAATTTCGACGCCGGCGGGGGAAACGCCATAGCCGCGGTCTTTCTGCAAGCGGACCAGCGCCCGCCCGGAATCGATATCCACCTGACGGTCAGCGGGTTCGACGCCGGTCCCATGCTCCGGCAGCTGGGCCGGGAAAGCACCCTCGAAGGCAAATTGGACGCCAGGCTGCACCTGAACGGCAGCGGCGACTCCCCGGCAGCCCTGATGGGCGGCCTCAACGGAGACGTCCGCCTGACCATTCATGACGGCCGCATCCAGAACAAGTATCTGGCGTTGCTGGAAAGGTACCTGGGAAGCAACGTGCTGGATCTCATCAATCCCTTTCAACGGCAGCCCGACTACGACAAAATAAACTGCCTCATCAGCACCAACGTCATCACCGACGGCCACGCGGACTGCAAACTGGTGCTCGATACGGAACAGACGGCCCTGGCGGCGGCCGGCACCATCGACCTGAAAAATGAAGCACTGAACATCGGCATCAAGCCCTCCCCCAAAAAGGGTTTTGGAGAAGAACACCTCGGCCACATCAGCTTTTCTCTCAGGGAGCTGTCACGGCCCTTCGGGTTGGGCGGCACCCTCGCCAGACCGCAGCTGATCCTCGATCCTTCCCGTACCATTGTCACGGCCGGTAAATTCGCCGGCGCCGTGTTTTTAGGGCCGGTTGGGCTGGCGCTTTTCTTTTCGGACATTTCCTTGGGCGAGAAAAATATTTGCGAAGAGGCAAGCGGGGCCCCGGAAGCGGAATGA
- the serC gene encoding 3-phosphoserine/phosphohydroxythreonine transaminase: MTDNRIYNFNAGPAALPLSVLEEIRDAFLDFKGSGMSITEVSHRSKWFDEVINDAVERLKRILNLDDRFTVLFLQGGASMQFCMIPMNFLAAGGHADYVNTGTWSTKAIKEARIQGKKVDVVASSEDKNFSYIPENITFSEGAVYTHITSNNTIKGTQWAAFPDTGGTPLIADMSSDILSRPFDADKFGLFYAGAQKNMGPAGVCVAVIRDDFLSMVPEGIPTMLKYSTFAAKNSMFNTPPCFAVYTVQLVLKWLEEDIGGLEKMAARNRRKAEMLYGLIDASDFYRGTAARNSRSMMNVTFRLPTEDLEKAFVQDALDNGLGGLKGHRSVGGCRASIYNPTPMAAVEALCDFMKTFESKKG, encoded by the coding sequence ATGACGGACAACAGAATTTACAACTTCAATGCGGGGCCGGCGGCTCTGCCCCTGAGCGTGCTGGAAGAAATTCGGGACGCCTTTCTGGATTTCAAGGGGTCCGGCATGTCGATTACCGAAGTGAGCCACAGATCCAAGTGGTTCGACGAGGTGATCAACGATGCGGTCGAGCGCCTCAAGCGCATCCTCAACCTGGACGACCGGTTTACGGTTCTGTTCCTCCAGGGAGGTGCCAGTATGCAATTCTGCATGATACCGATGAACTTTTTGGCCGCCGGCGGGCACGCGGATTATGTCAATACGGGGACGTGGTCCACCAAAGCGATCAAGGAAGCCCGGATCCAGGGAAAGAAGGTCGACGTGGTGGCTTCCTCGGAAGACAAGAACTTTTCGTATATTCCCGAAAATATCACCTTCAGCGAGGGGGCCGTATACACGCATATCACCTCGAACAACACCATCAAGGGAACCCAGTGGGCGGCATTTCCGGATACCGGGGGCACCCCCTTGATTGCGGACATGTCTTCCGACATTTTGAGCCGGCCGTTCGATGCCGATAAATTCGGACTGTTCTATGCCGGCGCACAGAAAAATATGGGGCCGGCGGGTGTTTGTGTGGCCGTCATCCGCGACGATTTCCTGTCGATGGTGCCGGAAGGGATTCCCACCATGCTGAAATATTCGACGTTTGCCGCCAAGAATTCCATGTTCAACACCCCGCCCTGCTTTGCCGTCTACACGGTTCAACTGGTGCTCAAATGGCTGGAGGAGGATATCGGCGGTCTTGAAAAGATGGCGGCCCGGAACCGAAGGAAAGCCGAGATGCTGTACGGTTTAATCGACGCCAGTGATTTTTACAGGGGGACGGCCGCCCGGAACAGCCGTTCCATGATGAATGTAACCTTCCGCCTGCCCACGGAAGATCTGGAGAAGGCATTTGTTCAGGACGCCCTGGACAACGGGCTGGGCGGCTTGAAAGGGCACCGCTCCGTGGGGGGCTGCCGGGCGTCCATCTACAACCCGACGCCCATGGCGGCCGTCGAGGCGCTTTGTGATTTCATGAAGACGTTCGAAAGCAAGAAGGGGTAA